The Silene latifolia isolate original U9 population chromosome X, ASM4854445v1, whole genome shotgun sequence genome contains the following window.
AAGGTTCCGGGTGCATATGAAGTGAGAAGCTTCACTTCTTGTCATCGTCAATTCCGAACTGGAAAGAGAGAGGTTTTATGGCGATAGTAGCTTTCGGCCAATGCTGGGTTATATGTTAGATGGACTTTTCCCTGGCTTCGCCTTACTGCAGTTACTGGTTTGTCTGAAACTGATAGAACCAGACGTCTCACTCTTTTGGGCTTGGAGTGATCCACCCATAACTATCCGGACCGTGTTCTTCGACAGGTCGGTTGTCGGTAACGGATTCCCGCTGTTGAGCCTGTTTGTAGCCAGGTTCAAGGAGTGACTCTCGCGAGGTGCAATGCATGGTTAGAGTCCTGGACTCGGAGGACTATGTGGCCTATTTCTGAGCCATTTGCTTCTACTTGGATGTCACCCTCTTATTTGCAGTGGACTATTGAATCTTCTTTCAAGGCCTGGAGAAAATGTTACGAGGATGAAGCCGTTGATTATAAATACCGCAAGAGAGGGGAGAAGAACCAGGAATTCTTTACTGGGACGACCCCGATTTCATCTCGGCCCGAAACAGAGATCGACTTGACTCCTAGGACTGACTCTTTGGTTTCAGATGTGTGGAAGAGGTTAGGTCCGAGAAATGAAAGTGGGTTGACACTTGCAGAAAGACTTGGTCCTCAACCTAATGTGAAAGACAGACTGGGCCCTCGGGAAGAATTGATGGTTCCTTCGAAGAAAAGAGCCCGAGTGATGATGGGTGAGACTTCGTCTCGTCGTGATGAGGCGTGCGACCCGGCTGAGGGTAGCAAAGAGTAGTCTTCTACATTACTATCGACTATTACTATTACTGTTTGTGTGTTTTCCTTTTTAGTTTTGTGTGATGGGCTTCGCCCGGAATAAAATATTGTAACGGGTTTCGCCCGAAATTTAGAATAAAtaaaaacttattatttattagaaatcccCAGTTTCTGCatcaaaaatttcatttttgcTTTACATGTTTCAGTTGTACTCTTAACTAAGAGTTGCCTACGTATCTGCTTTGCAACATAATCAAACCAAGTCCGTAGTTCTTACATAAAACATTTCATGCAGTGTAAACAACTCACAACTTATTCTAGAAACATTTCCAATTTAAAgattatttcataacatttgagaatgaggtcgtcaaggatagtatttcttcagctgGTCCAAATTCGTAGGATTTGTGAAGTCATTCCCATCCAAATCTGTTAGTCGAACATCGCCTCCCGACAAAATCTTCTTTACCAAATAAGGGCCTGCCTAATTTGATTTTACCCCTTGGGTCAATTGGTAACaaagctctaactgatttgagaaccaGATCTCCCTCACTAGTTCCCCTCGGTTTTACCTTTTTGTTGAAAGCTCTCTCTATCCTTTTCTGGTAGAGTTGAACATGGTACAATGCGTTCAGACGTCGCTCATCGAGCATGACTAGTGAATCATATCTTGCTTGAACCCAATTTGCTTCAGGAACCTGATTTTCTAGTAGGATCCTTAGGGACGGTATTTCCAGCTCAATTGGTTGAACCGATTCTATTCCATATACTAAGTAGTATGGGGTTGCTCCCGTGGCTGTTCTAATTGAAGTTCTATACCCCGATAATGTAAAGGGTATCTTTTCTGTCCATTCTCTATAGTTGTCAGACATCTTCCTTACGATGGCTGTAACTGTTTTGTTGGCCGCCTCTACCGCACTATTCGTCTGTGGTCGGTATGGTGATGACTTGTGTTGTTTTATTTTATACCTTTAAACTATAACTTCGGTCTCAGCTTGAAAATGAGTACCATGATCACTGAGGAATTCATGTGGTACTCCGTACCGGCAAATGatgtcattctgaatgaactgtgCTACTTGCTTTGCTTTCAGCACTTTGTAAGACTTAgcctctacccacttcgtgaagtagtcaattgcaacaaggataaaacaatgcCCTCCAGTTCCTGATGGGTGTACTTTTCCAAAGATGTCGATTCCCCTGGTTGAAAATGGCCAgagtgacgtcatggtgtataacatGGAAGGTACCACATGCTGTACATTTGCGAATATCTGACAATTGTGACAATGCCTGACATATTTTCAACAATCTGTTTCCATCGTTGTTCAATAATAACCAAGTCTTATGATCTTACGGactagcatatgggcattcatatATGGCCCACACTCACCGTCATGGACTTCCTCCATAACCTTTTCAGCTGTTGGTTTATCGATGCATCGAAACAAAACACCTTGAacgtcttcttgtacaattgc
Protein-coding sequences here:
- the LOC141619864 gene encoding uncharacterized protein LOC141619864, with amino-acid sequence MSDNYREWTEKIPFTLSGYRTSIRTATGATPYYLVYGIESVQPIELEIPSLRILLENQVPEANWVQARYDSLVMLDERRLNALYHVQLYQKRIERAFNKKVKPRGTSEGDLVLKSVRALLPIDPRGKIKLGRPLFGKEDFVGRRCSTNRFGWE